The Candidatus Rokuibacteriota bacterium nucleotide sequence GATGGGCTGGTTCGGGGCCTTTTCGACGCGGAGCACCCAGCCCGTGCCGCCGAGCTCGCCCAGATCGTAGCTGTCGATGGTGCGCCCCCCGCTGACGAAGTGGAGCGGCGCGTCCACGTGGGTGCCCAGGTGAGTGACGAAGGTGAAGCGCTGGAGGTTGTACGGGTCGCGCCCCACCTGGAGCACGGTCTCGATGCAGGGCGGGCCCGCCACCGGCGGGTGGGTCATTCCCTCCTGGTACGGGTGGGCGAGGTCAATCCAGCGCATCGGTATAATGGCACCCTGTGAATCCGGGGCTTCTCCTGATCTCTCTGGCCGCCATCTCCTGGGGGACGACCGGCGTCACCATGACCCTGCTTGCCCGGGAGACTTCAGCCGGCCCCCTCCTCGTCGGCTTCGTCAGGATGGCGGTGGCCGCGCCGCTCCTCCTCGTGGCGGCGCGCGTCGCCGAGGGCCCGTGGCGGCTTGGCTGGCGCCGGGACGGCCTCGCCTGCCTCGCGCTCGGAGCCTTCATGGCGGCGTACCAGGTCTGCTACTTCTCCGCCGTGGCCCTGACCGGGATCGCCGTCACCGCCCTCCTGGCGATCTGCTCGGCCCCGCTGATGATCGCCCTCCTCGCGGTCCTCTGGCTCGGCGAACGGCTCACCCCTCAGCTCGCCCTCTCGCTCGCGATGGGCGTCGTCGGCACCGGCCTCCTCGTCACGCGGCCGGGAGAGGCGGGAGCGATCGGGAGCGCGTTTCTCCCGGGCGCCGGGCTCGCCCTGGGCGCCGGGCTCGCCTACGCCCTCTACGCCGTCGTCGCCAAGGCGAGCCTGGGGCGGGTCGCGCCGCTCCCCCTGGCCGCCCTCACCTTCAGCGTCGCTGCCGTCGCCCTGACCCCTGTCCTGCTGGGCGAATCCCGGGTCATCGCCCAACTGGCGGCGGGCTGGGCCCTCTTCCTGTACCTGGGCGTGGTCCCGACAGCGCTCGCCTACACCCTCTACACGCTGGGACTCCGCCGGACGCCGGCAACGGTCGCCGGGATCGTCACGCTCCTCGAACCGCTCACCGCCACCGCCCTCGGCGTCGGCCTGTTCGGCGAGCGCCTCGGCGTGGGCGGCGTCTTCGGCGCCGTCCTCCTCCTCGGCGCGATCGCGCTCCTGGCGCTCAAGCGGGGCGCCTGACGCGCCGGATGAGGGTCACCCCTCGCTCTCCCCCGAGGGGAGAGGGCCGAGGGGGATGCGCGTCACGGGGCGAGATACTGCCCGGCTGAAGGTGCAGTTGGGGACGACCGCCGAGTGCCTGCCCGCGCCGCCGGCGACGACGACGAAGATCTCCTCCGGCCCTTGCACCACCGGCAGGCGCGCCTCCGGGTCCGTCACCGCCTGCATCCAGCGGGGCCAGTCCTGGATCCCCCACATTCCCCCGAGCCTGAGCGTGCGGAGCGGCAGCCGCGCCAGCTCGAAGAGGAAGGTCTTGACGTCGGCCTTGCTGAAGCCGTCGCGGGCGATCGTCGCGGCGTGCTCGGGTCCGAGCACGACGAGGAGCTGGCTCTGCGAGAAGTACCACTTGACGTTCGAGCCGAGGGTCGCGGCGGTGTCGGCGATCGTGTGGAGGATCCCCGCGGCCCCGGTCGAGACGTGGTCGTTGACGTTGTGGGGCGCCTCGCCGCCGAACACGGTCACCACACTGGCGTCGCGGGCATAGCCCGTTTCCACGTGGAGAGGCTCCCACGGGTTGGCGGCCTCGTTCTCGGCGATCGCGTACGAAAACTTGGCCGGGCTGCCCTGAGTGGCCATGTCGTGGCTCCCGGGCCACGCGCCGCCCACGTTCAGGAGGATCAGACGGATCGCCCGCCCGATCGTCGCATTGGCCCGAAAGCCGGGGCCGAAGCAGCCGGCCCCCGCCTGCATGCCGATCGTCTCCGCGTAGGGGCCGTTCAGGATCAGGAGCGGCGCCACGGGGTGGGTGGTGGCCTGGACCCCGTAGAGGTTGAAGGCCGGATCGAGCATGGCCTCCACCGCGGCGATGATGACCGGGAAGTGCTCAGGCAGGCAGCCTGCCATGACGGCGTTGATCGCGAGCTTCTCCAGGGTGGCCTCGCCCCAGAGCGGCGGCACAGGGCCGAGGGACTCGCCCGGGTCGCCGTCCACAGCGGCCAGCATCGCCTCGACGTGCTCGGCGGTCGGCGGGACGATCGGCAGCCCGTCACACCACTGCCGCTCGCAGAACGCGGCGAGGACAGCCTCCGGGGAGTCCGGGAGCTCGAGGACCTCTGAGCGGAGGGCCATCACGCGGGACGGATCAGGCTCGCGAGCTGCTCCACGGCTTGCTGGGCACGGCGGAGAACCCCCTCAGGCCTCTCGCCGCCCAGCGGGTGATCCACGACCAGCACCGGCAGGCCGGCCACGCCGTAGCGCTGGAGCTGGCCCACGGCGAGGGCGCGGAAGGCTGTGGTGGTGATGAGCCCGGACGGGGTGCCGCCCTTGGCCAGCTCGACGGCGTCGTGGAGACTCCACGACGTGCAGGAGCCTCAGTCCGCCGAGCCGGCGAAGATCACATCGCACTGCTTCGCCAGCTCGGCGATGATCTCGGGCGCGGCCGGCGTGGAGGCGTTGGCCTTCTTCCGGTGGATCACCGTGCGAACGCCGAAGCGCGTCCGCAGCAGCTCGGCCATCCCGTCCACGAGCCGATCGAAGTTCGGCTTGGTGTTGTCGAGGAAGCCGACGGTCCGCCCCCGGAGGTCGGCGGGCAGAGCCGGAGCCGCCACACGGCTCGTCCGCTTCTCGGGTACCGGACTCAGCACCCGGATCGTCCCTGGCTTCATCAGTCCCTCCCTACGTCAGTCGGAGGGGGACACCCACGCCTTCGGCGTGGGTACCCGGGCCCCCTCCGAGGCCTCCCCGGCTGCGGTTCGAGCGTGGCGGGGTCGGCCATGCCGTGAGGCAGGCCCCCCGCCGCGCGAGGCCCGAGTTGGTTGCGCGGGCGAAGCCCGCGCTCGAAGGGCATTACCACGGCGCCGCGTTAATCCAACTACAGACCTGGAGACATGGTCAAGGGCTTTCTTGGACCCCGCTCACCGCGGCGGCGGCGTGAAGCGGGTCGAGCGCTGGAGGAGCCGGGTGAGGGTCGCCGACAGCTCCGCGAGGATCGAGCGCTTGACCCGCACCTGGATCGCCTCCACCGGCTCGCTGCTCCCGAGCGGGTGGATCAGGAAAGTGCCCGTGAACTCTTCGGCGGTCTCGTCCGTCGCGGCGAGTCCCCGGACCCCCAACAGCTCCCACTCCCGGCTCATCCCCGGCGTCGCTCCGGGCTCACCGGCCCTTGAACTCGGGCTTTCGGCGCTCGGCGAAGGCCTTGGGACCCTCGATGGCGTCCTCGGTCCCACGGAGCGTGCCGGACAGGAACGCCTCGAGCCTGAGACCATCGGCCAGCGGGAGCGAGAGGCCGCGGATGATCGCTTCCTTGGCGGCGCGGACGGCCAGCGGCCCCCGCTCGCACAGGGTCTGCGCCCACTCGAGCGCCGTCGGCATGAGCTGGGGGAGCGGCACGACCTTGTTCACGAGCCCGATCCGGTACGCCTCCTCCGCATCGATGGTCTGGGCCATCAGGATCATCTCCATGGCCTTGGCCAGCGGTACCGCCCGGGGGAGTCGCTGGGTCCCTCCCGCGCCGGGCATGATGGCCCAGCGGACCTCGGTGAGGCCGAACGTGGCGTTCGGGGAGGCGAGCCTCAGGTCGCACGCGAGGGCCAGCTCCAGCCCACCGGCGAGGCAGTGGCCGTTGATCGCCGCGATCATCGGCTTCCAGATCTCGAGCCCTCGCGTGATCCCGCCGAGCCCGAACTGGTTGTGCCGGGCAGGCCCGCCCGCCTTGAAGGCCGCCGGGATGAGCTTTTTTAGGTCGGCTCCGGCCGAGAAGGCCTTGTCCCCGGCGCCGGTGAGGATCGCCACCCAGGCGGCCTCGTCGTCCCTGAACCGCGTCCAGGCGTCCACCAGCGCCTGCTGGGTCTCCGGATCAACCGCGTTCATCGCGTCGGGCCGGTTGATCGTGATCGTGACGACCTTGTCCTTCTGCTCGTACAGGACGGGTGGCATCGTCGAGTCTCCTCTCCTCCGGGCGACCTCGATCCCAGCCCTCGAGGTGGCCCGCCGCCTCACAGCTTGTGGGCGGGATGGTTGCCCCCTTCGAGGCCGATCTTGAAGGCTGCGATGTTGGTGATGAGGCCAGGCAGGAGCCCCTGAAAGAAGTCCGCCGTGAGCAGGATGTCGGAAATCTGCGCGGGGGCGAAGCCGGCCTGCTTCAGCGTCTGGGCGTTGATGGCCAGGGGGAACGGCAGGTCCAGGGCCAGCGCCACGGCCAACTCGTTCAGCTCGCGCACCTCCCGCTGGTAGCCGGGCGTGGGGATCTTTTTCTTCCACTCCTCCCAGGCCAGCTCCAGGTAGTCGGGCCAGCGCCCGAGGGCCCGGTAGTCGGACGCCACGAAGGTGAGGGCCGAGATCTTCATGATCTCGCGATACACAGTCTGCAGGTGGGGCGGGGCCTCGTCCATCTCAACCAGCCGCACCTCCAGGACCCGCGTAGGGTGGGTGTAGTGGGGGAGGAGATGGGCCCACGGCTTGCCGGGCAACGGCTTCCCCGCCAGCGACGACTGAAGCGCCGAGGCCATCAGGAGGAGGAACGGGTCACAGTAGAGAAAGAAGTCCAGGACGGCCTTGATCTCCTTGATGGCGTCGTCCGAGGAGCCGTGCATCCTGAGCACGGCCCGGTGGTCGCCCACCGTGAAGTGCTCCCGCACGATCGCCAGCGCCTGGCGGCGGAGCACCTCGGTTTTGTCGAAGAAGTCCTGCGTCAGCGCGTTGGGCCGGAGGAAGTCCCACTGGAGCCGGAGGAAGCGCGGGTACTTGGCGAAGGCGCGGAAGATGACGTTGACCACCGCGAATC carries:
- a CDS encoding DMT family transporter, producing MNPGLLLISLAAISWGTTGVTMTLLARETSAGPLLVGFVRMAVAAPLLLVAARVAEGPWRLGWRRDGLACLALGAFMAAYQVCYFSAVALTGIAVTALLAICSAPLMIALLAVLWLGERLTPQLALSLAMGVVGTGLLVTRPGEAGAIGSAFLPGAGLALGAGLAYALYAVVAKASLGRVAPLPLAALTFSVAAVALTPVLLGESRVIAQLAAGWALFLYLGVVPTALAYTLYTLGLRRTPATVAGIVTLLEPLTATALGVGLFGERLGVGGVFGAVLLLGAIALLALKRGA
- a CDS encoding enoyl-CoA hydratase/isomerase family protein, whose translation is MPPVLYEQKDKVVTITINRPDAMNAVDPETQQALVDAWTRFRDDEAAWVAILTGAGDKAFSAGADLKKLIPAAFKAGGPARHNQFGLGGITRGLEIWKPMIAAINGHCLAGGLELALACDLRLASPNATFGLTEVRWAIMPGAGGTQRLPRAVPLAKAMEMILMAQTIDAEEAYRIGLVNKVVPLPQLMPTALEWAQTLCERGPLAVRAAKEAIIRGLSLPLADGLRLEAFLSGTLRGTEDAIEGPKAFAERRKPEFKGR